Genomic DNA from Candidatus Thermoplasmatota archaeon:
AACGGACACGTCCATGCTCAGACCTCAGGTGTTCGCGCTCGTGGACGGCGATGTCCAGCTCGGGCTGATCGCCTCGGAGAAGCAAGCCGTAGATTCAGCTCTGAAGAGCATCTCGGCCGAACTTCCGTCGGTGCCGGGATACGCGGACATGTATTGGAACGCGAGAGGCGGCAGCTACACGGACGGGGGCGCGTTCATATTCAGTCTGTTCCCTGAGAAGGGCGCCCCAGACGGGATGAGACTCATCTGCACGAACAAGTTCGGAACACCCGTCACGACACCTTCATCGGACTGGGACAAGAAAGAGGATATCTCGCTCTCAGAACCGTTGCCCAGCAGGCCAAAGACGAGCGCCATCGTCGAGGAGCTGTTCGAGAAGAAGAACCCGAGAGCCGGATTCAGGTTGCTGGTCGATAGCTTGGGGAGGCTCTCTGGGATGGAGCTGAACCAGATCCTCTCCTACCTCGCGCAGCAGGCCTCGAAGAACGACGCCAGGATGGATGAGTGCGTCGAGCTTCTCACCCTGATGGTCGACAGCAGATATTCGGCAGGCAAGTTCAGACGGAGCAGGATCAACAAGAAAGCGAACGAGGTTATCGTGAATATACTGAGGACGGCCAAGAGGGTCGAGAAGGGCGAGCATTCACTGTTCTCCCTTGTGGACCTGAAGAACAAGGACAAGCTGAGACCGCCTGATTCTCCATACGACAAGCTCGTGATCGACTGCGAGGATTTCCCGATGGAGGGCGAGAAAGGTGTCTCGTTCTTGATCAAGGCGGCCAAGGAGCTCGGCTGGAACAGGGTCATCATCATCGGCACTCATGGCCAGAGGTTCATAGGCGCAGGCCTCGGCTCGAGGTCGAGAGGTCTCAGGATAGATGTCTACGGGAGCCCAGGCGACTACCTTGGCTCGGGTCTTGACGGGGCAGAGGCGGTCGTGCACGCGAATGGCCAAGACCAGCTGGGGCAGATACTCAGCGATGGTAAACTCGTCGTGTACGGCGATGTCGGGCAGACGTTCCTGTACGGCGCGAAGGGTGGCGACGCCTATGTGCTCGGTAACGCTGCTGGCAGGCCTCTGATAAACGCTGTCGGAAGACCCAAAGTCGTAATCAACGGCACGTGTTTGGACTACCTCGCGGAATCGTTCATGGCGGGGAATCCGCTGTTCGGCGGCGGATTCGTAGTGCTCAACGGAATGTCCTTTGACGGGAAGGGCTGCCCGGTCAACCTGCCAGCGCCATATCCTGGAGGCAACCTGTTCTCGCTGGCTTCTGGAGGCGCGATCTACATCCGCGATCCTCATAAGCAGGTCGGTGAGGAACAGCTGAACGGAGGCAGGATATCGCGCGTGACTGAAGCGGACTGGAAACTCATCCTGCCGCACCTAAAGGAGAACGAACGCTTGTTCGGCATCCCTGTCGAGGACTTCCTCCTCAAGGTCGATGGTGTGTCGAAGCCCCCTGAAGAGGTCTACCGGAAGATCGAAGCTGTCCCGTTGGTCACCCTATCGGGCACAACCCAAATGCAGGACACGGGTTCGTGAGAAGGGCGTTCGGAAGACGAAGAATCGACTCGCTTTCAATCATCGACCGAGTTCTTCTGAAAACCTTCTAGGAATGACACTTCTTCGTACCCATCTATCGGAAAAAACCGCCCCAGATAACCGTGCTCCCGCCAAGCTTAAATATAAACGTTGGAATGCAGCGCCGACAGGCGTCACCGCCTCGTCCCAAGCCAATCGGCCGTTCTTTCTGGACCGACGGCGGGGAGTGTTTGAACATGTACGAGATAGTGAAGTCGGAGAAGCTCACACCGGATGTCATTAAACTGGAGATCCGAGCCCCGAACATCGCAAGGAAGGCCAAGGCCGGACAGTTCATTATGGTGACACCGACTGAGCACGGCGAGAGGATCCCCCTCACGATGGCGGATTTCTCTCCCGAGAATGGAACGGTCACAATCGCGGCCCTGGAGGTCGGGAAGACCACTAAGGAGCTCGGCAAGATGAAGGCCGGGGACAAGGTCTTCAGCCTCGTCGGCCCGCTTGGCCTGCCGACGCATCTGAATCAGTACGGCAACGTCGTCAGCATCGGCGGCGGCATCGGCCTGGCTCTCATGTACCCAGTCGTGCGCGCCTTCAAGCAGTCTGGAAACCACACGATCAACATCATCGGCGCTCGGAACGAGAAGTTGCTGATGTACGAGAAGGAGATCAACACCGTTAGCGACGAGTTCTTCGTGTGCACGGATGACGGGTCCAAGGGACACCACGGGTTCGTCAGCGACATCCTGAAGAAGTTGATCGCTGAGAACAAGAAGATCGATTTGGTCTATGCTGTCGGTCCGATCATTATGATGAAGGTCATCGCGAACATCACGAAGCCGTTCAACATCCCAACCGTCGTCAGCCTCAACCCGATCATGGTCGACGGCACAGGCATGTGCGGGTCTTGCAGAGTGATAATCGGAGGCGAGACAAAGTTCGGCTGTGTGGACGGACCTGAGTTCGACGGCCACAAGGTCGACTTCGATAACCTCACGGCAAGGAACAAGCGGTACATTCCGGAGGAGCAGATCTCCCTGAAGAGATTCCAGGAGGCGAAGTAGATGGCGGAGGAGGAGAAGAAGGCCCCGAAGAAGATCGTGCCCAAGAAGTACCCGATGCCAGAGCAGAAGCCCGAGGAGCGGGTCCACAACTTCAACGAGGTCCCGGTCGGTCAGGACGCGCAGACAGCGATTCTCGAAGCACAGAGGTGCCTCCAGTGCAAGCGCGGCCCCAACAGGAAGCTGTGCATGGACGGATGCCCGGTCGAGATCGACATCCCAGCCTTCATCAAGAAGACCCAGGAGGGGAACTTCGAGGAAGCGATCAAGATCATAAGAGAGAAGCAGAACCTGCCAGCCGTCTGCGGCAGGGTCTGCCCATACGAGAACCAGTGCGAGGGACTCTGCATTGTCGGGAAGAAGAACGAGCCTGTGGGCATTGGCAGGCTCGAGAGGTTCCTCGCGGACTGGGAGAGAAACGAGCAGAAGCACGGCAAGATAGAGTTGCCTGCTCCTACGGGGAAGAAGATCGCGGTCGTCGGTGGCGGTCCTGCCGGCCTGACGGTCGCGGGTGACCTCGCGAGAATCGGCCACAAGGTCACGATCTTCGAGGCGTTGCAGTACTGCGGCGGAGTGTTGATCTACGGCATCCCGGAGTTCAGGCTGCCCAAGGAGATCGTTCGCTCGGAGGTCGACTACATCCGAAGGAGCGGCGTGGAGATCCACAATGACTACGTGATCGGGAAGCTCGACACGGTCGATGATCTCCTCAAGGAGTACGATGTTGTGTTCGTCGGCACTGGTGCCGGCCTGCCCGACTGGACCAACCTGCCTGGAGAGAATCTCAACGGCATCCTGTCAGCGAACGAGTATCTCACAAGAGTCAACCTGATGAAGGGTTACAGGTTCCCCGAGTACGACACGCCGATACGCGTGGGCGAACGCGTGGTGACGATCGGTGGCGGAAACGTCGCGATGGACTGCGCAAGGACTTCCCTGAGGCTGGGCTGCAAGGAGTCGGTGATCCTCTACAGGAGGTCCGATGCCGAGCTGCCGGCCAGGCGCGAGGAGGTTCACCACGCGAAGGATGAAGGCGTAAGGTTCGAGCTGCTTGCAGCCCCGCTCGAGTTCATAGGCGATGACTGCGGGAACGTGAGACAGGTGAAGGCTATCAGGATGCAGCTGGGAGAGCCGGACGCGTCCGGAAGGAGACGGCCGATCAAGATCCCGGGCTCTGAGTTCCTGATCGATGCGCAGACCGTTCTGATCGCCATCGGCCAGAGCCCGAACCCGCTGGTGCCCATGACCACCCCCGACCTGAAGACCACGAAGGAGGGAACGATTGCAGTCGACTCCGAGGGCAGGACATCGAAGAAGGGAGTGTTCGCTGGCGGTGACATAGCGTCCGGAGCTGCGACCGTCATCCTCGCCATGGGCGACGGGAAGCGGGCTGCGAAGGCGATGCACAAGTATCTCACGGAGGACCCGTCTTGGCCCTCACCTGAGGTCTTCGAGAAGCTTTCCTGCGAGATGTAGGAGGTCTCGAGGAACCGCCGAAACCCCTTCCATTTCCTTGCTCAGGTCATTTCTTTTAAAAAGTGCTAAATCCATCTCAGCAAATTGATGCTTGAATGAATTCTGAGCAACAAGCCCAGCATCTCATGATTGCACTTTGAGAGGAAGCGTGACATGGAAAGTGCTCCCGGAACCCTTCCTGCTCTCGAACCACATCTCTCCGCCGTGCCTCCTTACTATCTCCCTGCTCGTGTACAGGCCTATCCCGATCCTGCCGTCCTCTCGTATCAGGCCGGCATCTGCCAGGAAGAACCTGTTGAACAGCTTGTCATGGTCCTCGTCGGCAATGCCTATGCCGTTGTCCCTGACCCAAAGGTGGACCTTGCCTCCCAGTATGTCCGCCCCGATCGTGATCTTCCCGCCTGGGTTCGTGTACTTGACCGCGTTGCCTACGAGGTTACTGATGACATCATGGATCCTCATCCTGTCGGCGTTCACTATGGGGAGGTCGTTCCCGAAGAGGATCGTCACCGTGTGGTTCTTTGACTTGATCTCACGGTCAAGGTCCTCGACGACCTCCCTGGTCACCATGGCGACATTCGCCGGCTCGAACTCCAATGCCAGGGTCTTCTTCTGGAGCCTCGACATCTCAAGCATCGTAGACACCAGCATGTTGATCCTGTTGACCTGTTCGAGGATGTTGCCGAACTTGTCCTTCATCTTCGGCGTGATATCGCCGTACATCCCGGCGGAGGCCATCTCGACGTATCCCAGTATCGTCGTGAGCGGCGTCCTCAGCTCGTGCGATATCGTGTCCACGAGGCTGTCCTTCATCTTGTCCAAGTCCTTCATGTCCTCATATGCCTTCTGGGTGGCCTCCAAATTCTGCGTCTGTTCCTCCCTCAGCCTCGCATTCTCAATAGCTATCGCTGCGTGCGCCGCGAAAGGTTCTGCGACCGCCCACTCGACGCTGGTGAACTTCTTGCTCTTGTCCCTGTAGAGCTCGAGCACGCCCTCCACTCCGTGCCTGCCCTTCAACGGTATGGCCATTATTGTCTGGCGTATCTCCAGGTCTTCGATGCCCGGGATGTTCTCTACCCGCTGGTCGTCTATTGAGTCCTCGACGATGTCCACCTTGCCCAACCTCGCTACCTCGCCGGCAAGGCCCGATATCGGCCCGATGTCGGCCATCACGTCCCCCGCGTAGGGGCCTGTGGCGTAGATCGGGATCAGGAGCCCTTTGTTCCAGTCGACCAGATATACGCTCACCTCATCGAACGGGACGAGATCGTTGAGTGTGTCTGCGATTTTCCTAAGAGTATCCTTCAAATCCGCCGTCTGCTGCAAGGACACCGCGGTGTCCAGTAGCGCCCTGAAAAGCTTCACCGTTCTATTCAGCTGTGCAACCAACTTGGCGTTGGCGACGGCTATCGAGACCAAGCTTGAGAACAACTCCAGGTTCTGCACCAGGTCCGGCGACGGCAGCTTGTGGTCTCTGGGGCCATCTGGTTCGAGGAGTCCGATCGCCTTTCCGTTCGCGTCCTCGAAGAGGACATAGAGCACGTCCAGCTCATGCCAATCGCCGTCGTGTGCACGTGGCAGTGCTGCCCGGTCAGCGTGCAGGACGCTGTAGTAACTTGCGCCGGTCTCGCCCGGTTTGGACTTGTAGAGGTAGGTGAACCTCCCGAGCTTCTGAGAAGCGGCAAGATTCTCGTTCAAGAAATCCTTGGAGATTGTGAATCCAGCAACCTTGTTCTCGATGTCGCTCGGGAACCCCTTGCTGACCTTCAAGACGAAGTTGTCTCTAGTCTCGTCGAGAAGGAACGCATCGCAGGCTTCGAATCCGAAATCGTCTGTGACGCTGTCTACTATCATCTTCAGAATCGCGTCGACGTCCTGGGAGCCTAGAATGTGAGTGGTTATTTCGAGGGTCTTGTCGCGTCTCCTTTCTTGCACGAACTGCATTCATGCGTCGGGGTGTATTTCTCACTTTTGCATGGACCGTCTCGGGAGAGTTGGGTCCTCCTGCGAACCCTTTTATTCCCCCCGCCCTCGGTCACCAATGGTTGTGCAAGAATATTGCACAACCATTATCAACCACATCCTGCATGCTAGCGGCAGATAGTATGCCTGTCAAATTCAATCAAGAGCTCTGCGACCTGAACCCCTACTGCCCCGTCGTGAGGGCCTGTCCCAAGGGCGCGCTGTTCGTTGACAAGAAGACCTTCAGACCGACCTTCAATGAAGACGAGTGCAGTGGGTGCGGAGTATGCGTATCGAGCTGTCCCAGAGGCGCTGTGTTCGAGGAGTAGCTAATCAGGTCTTTTTCCAGAAGAAGCCGCAGTAGCACTTGCCGTTCTTGTCGACATCGCCCGCCCTTGTGGGCTGGCAGGGGCACTGGTATTCGGGCACATGCAGCATGCGGCACGGGCAGTAGAAATCTCCGAACCTCTTGTTCTTGCCAATGAGCCCTTCAATGATGTCTTCTTTCATGTCGTTGAAGAAATACCCGCGCAGTCTGGCGTACTCCTCCGCTCTCTCCCGGATCTCCTTCTCCGAACCCTTCTCGGGCCTCTCGCTGGTCCAGCCCTCACGTGACTTGACAAGCCTGAGTTTCTGCCCGCATACAGGGCATATGACAATGCTCCCCGTCTTCCAGCCGTCGACGAACTTGAACTTCGCCTGGCAGACGGGGCAGTATATCCTTTCTGGCTTCTGGTCGCTCATAGCTTCAGGACCTTCTTCAGCTTCGACTCATCGTGTCCCACGATGATCTCCTTGCCGACTACCACGACGGGAAACGACCTCCTGCCTGTGAGCTTCTCGATCTCTTCGAGTACCTCGTCCTGCTTTGCGTCATCCAGGAGATCGACCTCGATGCATTCGTACGCGATCTTGTGATCGTCCAGGAACCGTCTCGTGCGTTTGCAGTACGGGCACGTGCTCAATGCATAGACCTTCGGTTTCTCAGCCATTGTAATCACTCTCTTCAACAGGACAGCTTCTCGTCTTCTGCCTGAAGATGAAATCAGTAGGATAATAGGTTTTTCCAGAACAATAGCAGACCAGGGAGCCTCAGCCAGTCGCCTTTTCGAGGATCTTCCTGCAAATGGCCAGCTGCTTCGACACCAGGGCATGCATATCGTCGTCCCTGAAACGGACCTTCACGTTCTCGTGCAGGTAGTCAGAGCTGCCCTTGCCGCCCCATTCGCCGAAGATGAGGGTCTCCTCGTTGTCGAGGGAGACCAGGCCGAGCGTGAGCGCGAGGTCGTACAACAGGTTGGACAGGTTCCATGGATCTATCCGCGCGTGTTCAGGGACCGCGAACGGCAGCTCTAGCTGCAAGGTCATCAGCTCGCTGGTCCGAGCATGGTTGATCATGTCCTCATCCGCCGTGAGCAGAAAGACGTCGTAGTCCCCTTGGCGAGCCCATTGCTTGTACGACTGGGCGATGGCGATGTCGTTCTCCTCCCTGCCCCTGACCTGTGTGCCCTTGATCCTCAGAGCCCTTAGCTCGCTCAGCAGATAGGTCATCTCGTTGAAGG
This window encodes:
- a CDS encoding glutaredoxin family protein, which gives rise to MAEKPKVYALSTCPYCKRTRRFLDDHKIAYECIEVDLLDDAKQDEVLEEIEKLTGRRSFPVVVVGKEIIVGHDESKLKKVLKL
- a CDS encoding 4Fe-4S binding protein; translated protein: MPVKFNQELCDLNPYCPVVRACPKGALFVDKKTFRPTFNEDECSGCGVCVSSCPRGAVFEE
- a CDS encoding GAF domain-containing sensor histidine kinase, yielding MQERRRDKTLEITTHILGSQDVDAILKMIVDSVTDDFGFEACDAFLLDETRDNFVLKVSKGFPSDIENKVAGFTISKDFLNENLAASQKLGRFTYLYKSKPGETGASYYSVLHADRAALPRAHDGDWHELDVLYVLFEDANGKAIGLLEPDGPRDHKLPSPDLVQNLELFSSLVSIAVANAKLVAQLNRTVKLFRALLDTAVSLQQTADLKDTLRKIADTLNDLVPFDEVSVYLVDWNKGLLIPIYATGPYAGDVMADIGPISGLAGEVARLGKVDIVEDSIDDQRVENIPGIEDLEIRQTIMAIPLKGRHGVEGVLELYRDKSKKFTSVEWAVAEPFAAHAAIAIENARLREEQTQNLEATQKAYEDMKDLDKMKDSLVDTISHELRTPLTTILGYVEMASAGMYGDITPKMKDKFGNILEQVNRINMLVSTMLEMSRLQKKTLALEFEPANVAMVTREVVEDLDREIKSKNHTVTILFGNDLPIVNADRMRIHDVISNLVGNAVKYTNPGGKITIGADILGGKVHLWVRDNGIGIADEDHDKLFNRFFLADAGLIREDGRIGIGLYTSREIVRRHGGEMWFESRKGSGSTFHVTLPLKVQS
- a CDS encoding sulfide/dihydroorotate dehydrogenase-like FAD/NAD-binding protein, whose amino-acid sequence is MYEIVKSEKLTPDVIKLEIRAPNIARKAKAGQFIMVTPTEHGERIPLTMADFSPENGTVTIAALEVGKTTKELGKMKAGDKVFSLVGPLGLPTHLNQYGNVVSIGGGIGLALMYPVVRAFKQSGNHTINIIGARNEKLLMYEKEINTVSDEFFVCTDDGSKGHHGFVSDILKKLIAENKKIDLVYAVGPIIMMKVIANITKPFNIPTVVSLNPIMVDGTGMCGSCRVIIGGETKFGCVDGPEFDGHKVDFDNLTARNKRYIPEEQISLKRFQEAK
- a CDS encoding glutamate synthase, whose translation is MSEDARSLLRSREWMTAFRHDEPARAQEAEGGCGVVGIASSVPLAGKHILGPLIQMHNRGNGKGGGIAAVGLSPDQMSVSKRVLEADYLIQVAYLKPKVRDMLEDEFIKPNYKVEKKYKVEPSTDKRVIASLEITPPEVWRYFCRAKNEALDEFVRKNKLDKLDPRKAEDEFVYQTSFKINRKYYATSDMSAFVMSHGRNMIVMKVVGYAEDVIRYYKLEDLKAYVWIGHQRYPTKGRVWHPGGAHPFVGLDEALVHNGDFANYHSVSEYLAQRNVVPLFLTDTEVSVLLFDVLNRTYGYPLEYIIEALAPTTERDFTLLPEEKQKIYRAIQATHIHGSPDGPWFFIIGRNCFYDNKFQLMGITDTSMLRPQVFALVDGDVQLGLIASEKQAVDSALKSISAELPSVPGYADMYWNARGGSYTDGGAFIFSLFPEKGAPDGMRLICTNKFGTPVTTPSSDWDKKEDISLSEPLPSRPKTSAIVEELFEKKNPRAGFRLLVDSLGRLSGMELNQILSYLAQQASKNDARMDECVELLTLMVDSRYSAGKFRRSRINKKANEVIVNILRTAKRVEKGEHSLFSLVDLKNKDKLRPPDSPYDKLVIDCEDFPMEGEKGVSFLIKAAKELGWNRVIIIGTHGQRFIGAGLGSRSRGLRIDVYGSPGDYLGSGLDGAEAVVHANGQDQLGQILSDGKLVVYGDVGQTFLYGAKGGDAYVLGNAAGRPLINAVGRPKVVINGTCLDYLAESFMAGNPLFGGGFVVLNGMSFDGKGCPVNLPAPYPGGNLFSLASGGAIYIRDPHKQVGEEQLNGGRISRVTEADWKLILPHLKENERLFGIPVEDFLLKVDGVSKPPEEVYRKIEAVPLVTLSGTTQMQDTGS
- the gltA gene encoding NADPH-dependent glutamate synthase, coding for MAEEEKKAPKKIVPKKYPMPEQKPEERVHNFNEVPVGQDAQTAILEAQRCLQCKRGPNRKLCMDGCPVEIDIPAFIKKTQEGNFEEAIKIIREKQNLPAVCGRVCPYENQCEGLCIVGKKNEPVGIGRLERFLADWERNEQKHGKIELPAPTGKKIAVVGGGPAGLTVAGDLARIGHKVTIFEALQYCGGVLIYGIPEFRLPKEIVRSEVDYIRRSGVEIHNDYVIGKLDTVDDLLKEYDVVFVGTGAGLPDWTNLPGENLNGILSANEYLTRVNLMKGYRFPEYDTPIRVGERVVTIGGGNVAMDCARTSLRLGCKESVILYRRSDAELPARREEVHHAKDEGVRFELLAAPLEFIGDDCGNVRQVKAIRMQLGEPDASGRRRPIKIPGSEFLIDAQTVLIAIGQSPNPLVPMTTPDLKTTKEGTIAVDSEGRTSKKGVFAGGDIASGAATVILAMGDGKRAAKAMHKYLTEDPSWPSPEVFEKLSCEM